One Thermodesulfobacteriota bacterium DNA window includes the following coding sequences:
- a CDS encoding sigma-54 dependent transcriptional regulator: MKPKDVSILIVDDEPSIRNSLAGWFKMDGYKTEVAEDAYEALKKLQENNFDIALLDIKMPEMDGIELQRRIKEIDKNIITIIITAYATVETAIQAMKDGAFDYITKPIDPDELSRLIKKAIEQRRLIAENIMLRGKIEELQSLDEIIGESPAIKKVMELINTVAETDSTVMIRGESGTGKELVARAIHAKSKRRYFPIVTINCGAYPEGLLESELFGHEKGAFTGALYQRKGKLEMANKGTLFLDEVGNISLKMQMDLLRVLETKKFTRLGGDKVIEADFRVISATNRDLEQAVREGSFREDLYYRLNVFTIFLPPLRERKSDIPLLTYHFIKKFSLSMNKDVKEISKEAMNLLMDYDWPGNVRELRNVIERAMVNVKGSRIEVDDLYFSISSPYPKPEGETLEDVEKAHIKKILNKTGWNITKAAEILNIDRVTLYNKIEKYKLRK, translated from the coding sequence ATGAAGCCAAAAGATGTAAGCATCCTTATTGTTGATGACGAACCTTCCATCAGGAACTCTCTTGCGGGCTGGTTCAAAATGGATGGATACAAGACAGAAGTCGCTGAGGACGCGTATGAAGCTTTAAAAAAACTTCAAGAGAACAATTTCGATATTGCCCTCCTCGACATAAAGATGCCGGAGATGGACGGGATTGAGCTTCAAAGAAGGATAAAGGAGATAGACAAAAACATAATCACGATAATAATTACTGCATACGCGACAGTAGAGACAGCAATTCAGGCCATGAAAGATGGTGCATTCGACTATATCACAAAGCCCATCGATCCTGATGAACTCTCGAGACTCATAAAAAAGGCCATAGAACAGAGGAGACTCATTGCCGAAAATATCATGCTCAGAGGAAAGATCGAGGAATTACAAAGCCTAGACGAAATAATAGGAGAAAGCCCAGCGATTAAAAAAGTGATGGAGCTTATAAATACAGTTGCGGAGACGGATTCAACGGTAATGATAAGAGGAGAAAGTGGCACTGGCAAAGAACTCGTAGCAAGAGCAATACATGCTAAAAGCAAAAGGAGATACTTCCCGATTGTCACGATAAACTGCGGGGCTTACCCGGAGGGACTCTTGGAGAGTGAACTTTTTGGCCATGAAAAAGGTGCTTTTACCGGTGCTCTTTATCAGAGGAAAGGAAAACTCGAGATGGCAAATAAAGGTACACTTTTTCTGGATGAAGTCGGAAACATAAGCTTAAAGATGCAGATGGACCTTTTGCGCGTCCTCGAGACGAAGAAGTTCACAAGGCTTGGCGGCGACAAGGTTATAGAAGCAGATTTTAGGGTTATTTCGGCGACAAACCGTGATCTCGAACAGGCAGTTAGAGAGGGTAGCTTCAGGGAGGACCTCTATTACAGACTTAACGTTTTTACAATATTCCTTCCTCCTCTGAGGGAGAGAAAGAGCGATATTCCTCTCCTTACATACCATTTCATAAAGAAGTTTTCGCTCTCAATGAACAAAGACGTAAAAGAGATATCTAAGGAGGCCATGAATCTCCTTATGGACTACGATTGGCCCGGAAATGTAAGGGAGCTAAGAAATGTGATCGAGAGGGCAATGGTCAACGTAAAAGGCAGTAGAATTGAAGTCGATGATCTTTACTTTAGCATATCTTCTCCCTATCCCAAGCCTGAAGGAGAGACTCTCGAAGACGTGGAAAAAGCCCACATAAAGAAGATTCTCAACAAAACGGGATGGAACATCACAAAGGCCGCCGAGATCTTAAACATAGATCGGGTGACCCTTTATAACAAGATCGAGAAGTACAAACTCAGAAAATAA
- a CDS encoding Crp/Fnr family transcriptional regulator, whose protein sequence is MIEENVFDFAILSGLSEKAKEGIIKSADHGSVKKKGKLFLEGQTAQRFYLVLNGKFKLTKTNDDGKSVLIRYAGPGEILGATSLFGEKCYGVSAEAVHDSSVLSWPKGVILEALRVYPQLTLNILKVVIDRFEEVQNRLLELYSEDLKKRIGRALLRLTAYERKRVSAGISIDLPISREELAQYACTTLYSVSRILKDWESKGWIASRRKKIVIIDPDAIDDVTKGSTG, encoded by the coding sequence ATGATTGAGGAGAATGTATTCGATTTTGCAATATTATCAGGGCTGAGCGAGAAAGCAAAAGAAGGCATAATCAAAAGTGCAGACCATGGAAGTGTCAAAAAAAAAGGAAAACTATTCCTCGAAGGGCAGACTGCACAGAGATTCTATCTTGTGCTCAATGGAAAATTTAAGCTTACTAAGACAAATGACGATGGTAAATCGGTCCTAATTAGGTATGCTGGGCCTGGGGAAATACTTGGTGCCACTTCGCTTTTTGGTGAAAAATGTTATGGGGTGAGTGCAGAAGCGGTTCACGATTCGAGTGTACTTTCATGGCCGAAAGGTGTGATACTAGAAGCATTGAGGGTATACCCCCAATTGACTCTGAATATCTTAAAGGTCGTAATAGACCGATTTGAAGAGGTGCAAAACCGGCTATTGGAGCTTTATTCGGAAGACCTAAAAAAAAGAATAGGTCGAGCTCTTCTAAGGCTCACGGCATATGAGAGAAAAAGAGTTAGTGCGGGAATCTCTATCGATCTTCCGATATCGAGGGAAGAGCTTGCTCAATACGCTTGTACAACACTTTACTCCGTGAGCAGAATCTTGAAAGACTGGGAATCAAAGGGATGGATAGCCTCTAGGAGGAAAAAAATAGTAATTATCGATCCCGATGCCATAGATGATGTCACGAAGGGATCTACCGGGTGA
- the hcp gene encoding hydroxylamine reductase encodes MFCFQCQETAKNVACTTRGVCGKTETTANLQDLLIYVCKGISIYASRLEKLDREIGRFLCRALFTTLTNVGWDDEIIIERIKEGLRLRDSLKGKLKSPLTDLPDCATWSADKKEDIKEKASSFEVRINSIPDEDVRSLKSLITFGIKGISAYAEHAANLGYESDEIYNFIVEGLASLTKELKEEELFSLVVKTGEIAVKTIALLDEANTKTFGHPEFTEVKTKVGSNPGILITGHDLKDLYELLEQTQGENIDVYTHGEMLPAHFYPVFKKFKNLIGNYGGSWPAQNDEFESFNGPILATTNCLIPLRKENTYLSRLFTLGPVSYPGAIHIPDREDGKPKDFTKIIEVAKRCSPPKPLKDKKIYGGFGHNQILSFADRILDLLKSGDIKRFVVMAGCDGRHKTREYFTEVAKILPKDTVILTAGCAKFRYNTLPLGDIKGIPRVIDAGQCNDSYSLAYVALKLKELLGFSDLDSLPISFDIAWYEQKAVSVLLALLYLGFKGIRLGPTLPAFISPRVGKMIVERFDLKPISSAEEDVKAMLSCV; translated from the coding sequence ATGTTTTGTTTTCAGTGTCAGGAGACGGCAAAGAACGTAGCTTGCACGACGAGAGGAGTTTGCGGCAAGACCGAAACTACAGCGAACTTACAGGATCTTCTAATTTACGTTTGCAAGGGGATAAGCATTTACGCTTCAAGACTCGAAAAGTTGGATCGAGAGATAGGTAGGTTTCTATGTCGGGCCCTTTTTACAACACTTACCAATGTGGGATGGGATGATGAAATTATAATCGAGAGGATAAAAGAGGGGCTGAGATTGCGCGATTCTTTAAAAGGAAAACTAAAGTCCCCACTTACTGATCTTCCTGACTGTGCGACATGGTCGGCTGATAAAAAGGAGGATATCAAAGAAAAAGCATCCTCTTTTGAAGTTCGGATAAACTCGATTCCCGATGAAGACGTAAGATCCTTAAAGTCCCTAATCACATTCGGAATAAAGGGTATTTCGGCTTATGCAGAACATGCTGCGAATCTTGGTTATGAGAGTGACGAAATTTACAATTTCATAGTTGAGGGTTTGGCATCTCTAACGAAGGAACTAAAAGAAGAGGAACTTTTCTCCCTTGTTGTAAAAACCGGGGAGATTGCAGTCAAAACTATCGCTTTGCTTGATGAAGCAAATACGAAGACTTTCGGGCACCCGGAGTTTACGGAAGTAAAAACAAAAGTTGGCTCAAACCCTGGGATCCTAATTACAGGGCACGATCTAAAAGATCTGTACGAGCTTCTTGAGCAGACACAGGGTGAAAACATAGACGTTTACACACACGGAGAGATGCTCCCAGCCCACTTCTATCCTGTCTTCAAAAAATTCAAAAATCTTATAGGTAACTATGGAGGTTCGTGGCCAGCTCAAAACGACGAGTTTGAATCCTTCAATGGACCTATTCTTGCCACAACGAACTGCTTAATCCCACTAAGAAAGGAAAATACCTATCTTTCTAGGTTATTCACACTAGGTCCCGTAAGCTATCCGGGGGCTATTCACATCCCGGACAGAGAAGATGGAAAGCCTAAAGATTTCACAAAGATAATTGAGGTGGCTAAGAGATGTTCTCCTCCAAAGCCGTTAAAGGATAAAAAAATCTATGGAGGATTCGGTCACAATCAGATCCTATCTTTTGCGGATAGGATTTTGGATCTTTTAAAATCCGGAGATATAAAGAGATTCGTAGTGATGGCGGGTTGTGATGGAAGGCATAAGACGAGGGAGTACTTTACGGAAGTCGCAAAGATTTTGCCTAAAGACACAGTGATACTTACTGCGGGGTGCGCCAAATTCAGATACAACACCTTACCCCTCGGTGATATAAAGGGTATACCAAGAGTGATCGATGCGGGCCAGTGTAACGATTCCTACTCCTTGGCATATGTGGCGCTTAAACTTAAGGAGTTACTTGGGTTTTCGGACCTAGATAGCCTACCAATTTCTTTTGATATCGCCTGGTATGAACAGAAAGCGGTAAGTGTCCTTCTTGCCCTTTTGTATCTCGGTTTTAAAGGTATTAGGCTTGGCCCGACACTGCCTGCTTTTATCTCTCCCCGTGTCGGAAAGATGATAGTTGAAAGGTTCGATCTAAAACCGATCTCTTCTGCGGAAGAAGATGTGAAAGCTATGCTTTCTTGTGTCTGA
- a CDS encoding glycine cleavage system protein H, whose protein sequence is MEGFTYIDIFATKGIEYILVILFLAAFVVFSYMTLRPRRASTGPSQSPRTIMSRLFRIPDYLYYHQGHTWVFPEGERIARVGIDDFAQKLVGNVEAIKVPKRGEEIIQGEVGWSLFVDGKEIKMLSPLDGEIIEINEKVIKNPKKLSEDPYGDGWLLKVYSPNLKSNLKNLLNGRLAIRWVDALKESLFSRMNYNLGYLLQDGGLPISGMAKSLNPESWDEMVKEYFMTKDV, encoded by the coding sequence ATGGAAGGATTCACCTATATCGACATATTCGCCACAAAAGGGATCGAGTACATCTTAGTGATACTCTTTCTTGCGGCCTTTGTGGTCTTCTCTTATATGACCTTAAGACCCCGCCGAGCCTCCACAGGTCCAAGTCAATCGCCAAGGACGATTATGAGCAGGCTCTTTAGGATCCCAGATTACCTTTACTACCACCAGGGACACACTTGGGTCTTTCCTGAGGGCGAAAGAATCGCAAGGGTTGGAATAGACGACTTTGCCCAAAAACTTGTAGGAAACGTGGAGGCGATAAAGGTACCTAAAAGGGGAGAAGAGATAATCCAAGGGGAAGTTGGCTGGAGTCTATTTGTTGACGGAAAGGAGATAAAGATGCTTTCTCCTTTGGACGGAGAGATAATAGAGATAAACGAAAAGGTGATAAAGAATCCGAAAAAGCTTTCGGAAGACCCATACGGCGATGGTTGGCTACTTAAGGTTTACTCTCCGAACTTGAAGTCCAATTTAAAAAATCTCCTTAACGGACGGCTCGCAATAAGATGGGTAGATGCTTTAAAAGAGAGTTTATTTTCCAGAATGAACTACAACCTCGGTTACCTCTTGCAGGATGGTGGTTTGCCAATCTCTGGAATGGCAAAGAGCTTGAATCCGGAATCCTGGGATGAGATGGTAAAGGAATATTTCATGACAAAGGACGTGTAG
- a CDS encoding heavy-metal-associated domain-containing protein produces MKTITLQVKGMGCSHCERRIESAVKRIKNVIACEANVETETLKVTYEGEIDLEALKRAIESEGYELDLSTSR; encoded by the coding sequence ATGAAAACGATTACCCTGCAAGTAAAAGGCATGGGATGTAGTCATTGCGAAAGAAGGATCGAATCTGCCGTAAAACGGATAAAAAATGTGATCGCGTGTGAGGCAAATGTAGAGACCGAAACACTAAAAGTAACGTACGAGGGTGAAATAGATTTAGAGGCATTAAAACGAGCTATTGAGTCGGAAGGATACGAATTGGACCTATCCACGAGTCGTTGA
- the cobJ gene encoding precorrin-3B C(17)-methyltransferase, whose protein sequence is MRCNSKGRLRIVGIGPGSKDDVTFGAKRAIEECDIVVGYEGYIDIVKEIFSQEILSEKEVISTGMGRELTRAKKAIEKVLEGFDVCVVSSGDPGIYGMAGPILELLNNEAMEKIAIEIIPGVTAASVCASLLGAPLMNDFAVISLSDHLVSLEIIKKRVKAACEGDFVIVFYNPKAKNREKPFQVALEILLKFRPPSTPVGIVKNAKRKSQEVIITNLNRISGLETIDMVSTLIVGNSSTFIKGKYMITPRGYGIEG, encoded by the coding sequence ATGCGTTGCAATAGCAAAGGAAGACTTAGGATAGTTGGCATTGGGCCCGGAAGTAAAGACGATGTGACCTTTGGGGCAAAAAGGGCAATAGAAGAATGCGACATCGTAGTTGGCTACGAAGGTTACATCGATATCGTAAAAGAGATTTTTTCTCAAGAGATACTCTCAGAAAAAGAGGTCATTTCTACGGGTATGGGCCGTGAGCTAACTCGCGCAAAAAAGGCGATAGAAAAGGTTTTGGAAGGATTTGATGTTTGTGTAGTCTCTAGTGGGGATCCTGGAATTTACGGTATGGCGGGACCGATTTTAGAGCTTTTGAATAACGAAGCGATGGAAAAGATAGCGATAGAGATAATTCCCGGTGTAACAGCTGCCTCTGTCTGCGCAAGCCTTCTCGGAGCACCTCTTATGAACGACTTTGCGGTAATATCTTTAAGCGACCATTTAGTTAGTTTAGAGATCATAAAAAAGAGGGTAAAAGCTGCATGTGAGGGAGATTTCGTAATTGTATTTTACAACCCTAAAGCTAAAAATAGGGAAAAACCGTTCCAAGTAGCCTTAGAGATACTCTTAAAATTTAGGCCTCCATCGACACCTGTCGGAATTGTAAAGAATGCAAAAAGAAAATCCCAAGAAGTGATAATCACGAATCTTAATAGAATATCAGGTCTAGAAACGATTGATATGGTCTCTACACTTATCGTCGGAAACTCTTCCACATTTATAAAGGGGAAGTACATGATAACGCCAAGAGGCTACGGAATCGAGGGATGA
- a CDS encoding heavy metal translocating P-type ATPase: protein MNRVAQEGTQILIIPISGMTCSACVKRIEDSLSKIKELERVSLNLVLERATVEAKEFSRELLEKIIKTVKDLGYEVETNKAVIPVQGLSMIPAFDIIDKRLKSKIGITYVHVNPLAEEITVEFVPTIVSLEDVKKILTDLGLSILHIEDEDVESFEEVKKEKEKKRLKKRLVLSAILTFFVLSDMFLHFFFMSFDRQSINLALFFLTTPIFFYGGSGFLFAFLRSAKHLSFDMNALISVGSGSAYLYSSFNTFFPYIKKGSPPLDVYYETCAVIITLVLFGRLLELKAKKRAYEAIRRLASLLPKKATVIRDGKIKEVPLKEIKEEDVLLVRPGERIPVDGLIIDGYGTLDESSITGEAIPKEKKTGDWVYASSLNLLGAFKLKVQRIGKDTLLSQIVEMVKRAQARKAPVQALADKIASIFVPTVFFIAFFSFLVWLTSGYPASFSLMIFVSVLIVACPCALGLATPIAIFVASSKAAEYGILVRNGEAFDSAKKINYVLIDKTGTLTYGKVEVKTVFPVNGFEEEEIVAIAGSLEKNSEHPLGRAIVRYAMARNLFLSEPESFSYVPGEGLIGEVTSKKVLVGSLSFAKRMGVEIEPHREVYERLTGDGSTCLCVAIDGILAGFIAIGDTLREESIETISELKKMGIRIGLLTGDSMNVAKIFAKRANIDEVFGDMLPHEKSLKVEDLKKRGYKVAMVGDGINDAPALSLSDLGFAMGKGTDIAAQTSDVILINEDLRGIVRFLKLSRKTNKIVKENLFWAFFYNVLLIPCASGLFYPTFQILLKPLYASFAMTLSSLFVVLNSLRIKALNLGVRR from the coding sequence ATGAACCGGGTGGCTCAAGAAGGGACACAAATACTCATAATCCCAATATCCGGTATGACCTGTTCTGCATGTGTGAAAAGAATAGAGGATAGCCTTTCGAAGATAAAGGAGTTAGAAAGAGTTTCGTTGAATCTCGTTTTGGAAAGGGCAACCGTAGAGGCCAAAGAATTTTCTCGAGAGTTGCTCGAAAAGATAATAAAAACCGTGAAAGATTTAGGTTATGAGGTTGAAACAAACAAAGCGGTGATACCTGTTCAGGGACTATCGATGATCCCGGCTTTTGATATCATAGATAAAAGGCTTAAAAGTAAGATCGGAATTACGTATGTCCATGTCAATCCCTTAGCAGAGGAAATAACCGTAGAGTTTGTGCCGACAATTGTCTCTCTCGAAGATGTGAAAAAGATTTTGACCGATCTTGGACTCTCAATTCTTCATATCGAGGATGAGGATGTAGAATCATTCGAGGAAGTAAAAAAAGAAAAAGAAAAGAAACGACTAAAAAAAAGACTCGTTCTTTCAGCTATTCTTACTTTCTTTGTCCTTTCGGATATGTTTCTTCACTTCTTTTTTATGAGCTTTGACAGACAGAGCATAAACCTTGCCCTTTTTTTTCTCACAACGCCCATCTTTTTTTACGGCGGAAGCGGATTTCTCTTCGCATTTTTGCGCTCCGCAAAGCATCTCTCATTCGATATGAACGCGCTCATCTCGGTGGGTAGTGGTTCAGCTTACCTATACAGTTCCTTCAATACTTTTTTTCCATATATAAAAAAAGGTTCACCACCACTCGATGTTTACTATGAGACATGTGCCGTAATAATAACGCTTGTACTCTTTGGAAGACTTCTTGAACTTAAGGCAAAAAAAAGAGCGTACGAGGCAATAAGAAGACTGGCCTCACTACTACCCAAAAAAGCAACCGTTATAAGAGACGGAAAGATAAAAGAGGTCCCTTTAAAGGAGATAAAAGAAGAAGACGTACTACTTGTGAGGCCAGGAGAGAGGATCCCTGTAGATGGGCTGATAATAGACGGGTATGGTACACTAGATGAGTCTTCGATTACAGGAGAAGCCATACCTAAAGAGAAGAAGACTGGGGATTGGGTTTACGCTTCGAGTCTCAACCTTTTAGGAGCATTCAAGTTAAAGGTGCAAAGAATCGGCAAGGATACGCTTCTTTCCCAAATTGTGGAGATGGTAAAAAGGGCTCAAGCCCGAAAAGCACCTGTCCAAGCCCTGGCTGATAAGATAGCAAGTATTTTTGTGCCCACCGTTTTTTTTATTGCCTTTTTTTCTTTTCTAGTCTGGCTTACTTCGGGATATCCGGCTTCTTTTTCGCTTATGATTTTCGTTTCGGTACTCATCGTTGCTTGTCCTTGCGCTTTGGGTCTCGCAACTCCGATTGCGATCTTTGTGGCCAGTTCAAAGGCGGCAGAGTATGGAATCCTAGTAAGAAACGGGGAAGCTTTTGATTCGGCAAAAAAGATAAATTACGTACTCATCGACAAGACGGGAACTCTAACTTACGGTAAAGTGGAAGTAAAGACGGTCTTTCCTGTAAATGGGTTTGAAGAGGAAGAGATCGTTGCCATTGCAGGGTCCCTTGAGAAGAACTCTGAACATCCTTTAGGACGTGCCATTGTGAGATACGCCATGGCAAGAAATCTTTTTCTTTCTGAACCGGAGTCATTCAGTTACGTTCCTGGTGAAGGGTTGATAGGAGAAGTTACTTCAAAAAAGGTACTAGTTGGCAGTCTATCTTTTGCAAAAAGAATGGGCGTGGAAATAGAACCTCACAGAGAGGTTTATGAAAGGCTAACAGGTGACGGAAGTACTTGTCTTTGTGTAGCAATTGATGGGATTCTTGCCGGTTTTATAGCCATAGGGGACACGCTAAGAGAGGAATCGATTGAGACTATTTCGGAACTTAAAAAGATGGGGATAAGAATCGGTCTTCTCACTGGAGATAGCATGAATGTGGCTAAAATCTTTGCTAAAAGAGCAAATATAGATGAAGTCTTTGGAGATATGCTTCCCCATGAGAAGTCTTTAAAAGTTGAAGATCTCAAAAAGAGAGGATATAAGGTTGCGATGGTGGGAGATGGTATAAATGATGCTCCTGCCCTTAGCCTTTCTGATTTGGGATTCGCGATGGGTAAGGGAACGGATATCGCTGCTCAAACGTCTGACGTAATCCTCATAAACGAGGACTTAAGGGGCATAGTGAGATTTTTAAAGCTCTCCAGAAAGACGAATAAAATAGTAAAAGAAAACCTTTTTTGGGCTTTTTTCTATAATGTCCTTCTTATACCGTGCGCATCAGGTCTATTCTATCCAACGTTTCAGATCCTACTTAAACCTCTTTATGCTTCCTTTGCGATGACATTGAGCTCGCTTTTTGTGGTACTCAATTCTTTGAGAATAAAAGCACTCAATCTGGGAGTAAGAAGATGA
- a CDS encoding archaemetzincin translates to MPSIYIVPAWLEENHDLEFLRLRISEVFRKKTVIYESKKIDFHSIYNPSRKQYNSSQFLIQLLNNHPKDALRILGVTDVDLFIPILTFVFGEAQLNGIAGVVSVHRLNNKFYGLPENEELLRKRLIKEAIHELGHTYGLVHCLTPGCVMNSSTYVEDIDEKSEFFCSYCSSVIRG, encoded by the coding sequence ATGCCATCCATATACATAGTGCCGGCGTGGCTTGAGGAGAACCATGATCTCGAATTTTTGCGACTCCGCATCTCAGAAGTCTTCAGAAAAAAAACGGTCATATACGAGTCAAAAAAGATAGACTTCCACTCCATCTACAACCCCTCAAGGAAACAGTACAACTCGTCCCAGTTTCTAATCCAGCTTCTCAATAACCACCCTAAGGACGCATTAAGAATACTGGGAGTCACAGATGTGGATCTATTCATACCAATCCTCACGTTTGTCTTCGGAGAAGCCCAGCTTAACGGGATAGCGGGGGTAGTCTCTGTCCACAGACTGAATAACAAGTTCTACGGGTTACCTGAAAATGAGGAGCTTTTAAGAAAGAGACTTATAAAAGAGGCCATTCATGAGCTTGGACACACTTATGGCCTCGTCCACTGTCTCACTCCTGGGTGTGTGATGAATTCTTCCACCTATGTGGAAGACATAGATGAAAAATCTGAGTTTTTCTGTTCTTACTGCTCTTCCGTGATCAGGGGTTAA
- a CDS encoding 4Fe-4S dicluster domain-containing protein: MKRREFLKVALSGLGLFASSAICSKTVFSSEIKAKTKEFFGVLVDTTRCIGCRTCEASCAESHSLPIPNIEDKSVFTKIRKPDEKTLTVVNRFLTEKGEIYVKIQCMHCNQPGCVAACLVKAMKKRKEGPVTWDENCMGCRYCMVSCPFDIPKFEYDEAFGRIMKCDMCYGRISSGKVPACVEVCPKEALTFGTRRDILNEAKKRIYQTPGLYVPYIYGENEVGGTAFLYISSYPFEKLNFQMDLGYTPYPEYTTGFLYSVPVILILWPAFLTGIHYLTKERKKEIER, encoded by the coding sequence ATGAAAAGACGAGAGTTTCTTAAGGTGGCCCTCTCGGGACTTGGTCTTTTCGCATCTTCGGCTATTTGTAGCAAAACCGTCTTTTCTTCTGAGATAAAAGCGAAAACTAAGGAGTTTTTCGGTGTCCTTGTCGATACGACAAGGTGCATAGGTTGTAGGACGTGTGAGGCGAGCTGTGCGGAATCCCACTCCCTTCCAATTCCAAACATAGAGGACAAAAGTGTCTTCACAAAGATAAGAAAGCCGGATGAAAAAACCCTCACAGTTGTCAATAGGTTCCTAACAGAAAAAGGCGAGATCTACGTAAAAATTCAATGTATGCACTGCAACCAACCAGGATGTGTTGCAGCCTGTCTTGTAAAGGCAATGAAAAAGCGAAAGGAGGGACCTGTAACCTGGGATGAGAACTGCATGGGTTGCAGGTACTGCATGGTTTCATGCCCTTTCGACATACCGAAATTCGAATACGACGAGGCCTTCGGTAGGATCATGAAGTGTGATATGTGCTACGGAAGGATAAGTTCTGGGAAAGTCCCAGCCTGTGTCGAAGTCTGCCCAAAGGAGGCTTTAACGTTCGGTACAAGAAGGGATATTTTAAATGAGGCAAAAAAGAGGATCTATCAAACCCCCGGTTTGTACGTGCCTTACATTTACGGGGAAAACGAGGTCGGAGGCACAGCCTTTCTCTACATCTCATCTTATCCATTTGAAAAGCTCAACTTCCAGATGGATCTGGGTTACACGCCTTATCCGGAATACACGACAGGCTTTCTCTACTCTGTGCCTGTGATTCTAATCCTTTGGCCTGCTTTTCTCACAGGTATCCATTACCTAACTAAGGAACGTAAAAAGGAGATTGAAAGATGA
- the nrfD gene encoding polysulfide reductase NrfD, translating into MRKEFESITIARNGLTLALSKLVLLTFYFIGFLVLLIKELKPKGKVLTAFNVITLPIILLGTYLIITHMFYGLSHGSNVSQDFPWGIFIGFNVMVGVPFAGGAYVLAFVVYILNAEKYHPILRATILNGFLAYVFYASAIFLDLGRKWNILNPIIGNEFGVNSVLFLVAWHFLLYMIAQFIEFSPAIAEWLELKRLRKILSSMTLGACVFGIALSTLHQSGLGALFMMAKNKLHPLWYTEFIPVLFFVSSIFAGLSCVIVEGTISKKVFRHRMSEEYLKNYDDIVIGLARGCAITLFVYFFLKVLIFIHGKSWVYISSPMGIWYLVEVLGFVLIPCLMFYYGQRDRRINLIRVAALVTMLGVIINRINYSMIAYKWYLPLSEKYIPTWQEIVITLTIVFTQLWIFRWVVNRMPVYGEVPEWAKEKELEEEEYQAELGFTMANGGQRYRDY; encoded by the coding sequence ATGAGAAAAGAGTTTGAATCCATAACTATTGCGAGAAATGGTCTCACTTTAGCGTTATCGAAACTAGTTCTCTTAACCTTTTACTTCATCGGTTTTCTTGTACTTCTCATTAAAGAATTAAAGCCAAAAGGAAAGGTCCTTACCGCATTTAACGTCATTACTCTTCCTATTATCCTTTTGGGGACCTATCTCATCATAACCCACATGTTTTACGGACTCTCCCACGGAAGTAACGTTTCTCAAGACTTTCCGTGGGGCATATTTATAGGTTTTAACGTCATGGTTGGAGTGCCATTCGCCGGTGGTGCCTATGTCCTAGCATTCGTCGTTTATATCCTTAACGCCGAAAAATACCATCCGATTTTGAGAGCGACCATATTAAACGGTTTTTTGGCCTATGTGTTTTATGCATCCGCCATATTTTTGGACTTAGGAAGGAAATGGAACATTCTAAACCCTATTATCGGAAATGAGTTCGGTGTAAATTCAGTACTTTTTCTTGTTGCATGGCACTTTCTCCTTTACATGATCGCACAGTTTATAGAGTTTTCTCCTGCCATTGCCGAGTGGCTAGAGCTAAAAAGACTAAGAAAGATTCTAAGCTCTATGACGCTCGGTGCGTGCGTCTTTGGAATAGCCCTCTCAACCCTTCACCAGTCCGGGCTCGGAGCTCTATTTATGATGGCGAAGAATAAGTTACACCCCCTCTGGTACACGGAATTCATTCCGGTTCTCTTTTTCGTCTCCAGTATATTTGCCGGACTCTCCTGTGTGATTGTTGAGGGGACCATAAGTAAGAAAGTTTTCAGACATAGGATGTCTGAGGAGTATCTCAAAAACTACGATGATATAGTTATTGGGCTTGCGAGAGGATGTGCCATAACACTTTTTGTGTACTTCTTCCTTAAGGTTTTGATCTTCATACACGGAAAGAGCTGGGTATACATCTCAAGCCCCATGGGGATCTGGTATCTTGTGGAAGTTTTAGGGTTCGTGCTCATTCCTTGCCTTATGTTTTACTACGGGCAAAGGGACAGAAGGATAAATCTCATTAGAGTTGCGGCTTTAGTAACGATGCTCGGCGTCATAATAAACAGGATCAACTACTCCATGATCGCTTACAAGTGGTACCTCCCGCTTAGCGAGAAGTACATACCTACGTGGCAAGAGATAGTTATAACTTTAACGATTGTTTTTACTCAGCTTTGGATCTTCAGATGGGTCGTCAATAGGATGCCGGTCTATGGGGAAGTTCCTGAATGGGCGAAGGAAAAAGAGCTCGAAGAGGAGGAGTATCAAGCTGAACTAGGTTTTACAATGGCAAATGGTGGCCAAAGATACAGAGACTATTAA